GCCTGCCACGGTGGACATGAGGACCACGGTAGGTGAACGTCGCGAACGGCCGCCGTCCGCTCACGCGGTCGGCGTGGACGCCGCCGGCGCCGCGCCGGTGGCGATGTCGTAGAGATGCGAGAACTGGTCGGGGTCCATGGTCGCCTCGTCGGCGTCCCACACCGCCTCGCCGACCAGCTCGACACGGTTGCCGAGACCGACGAAGACGCAGCGGTCTCCGATCTCCGCCCAGCGGCGGTTCTCGGCGTCGACGAGCATCCGGCCCTGGGCGTCGAGCTCCAGCGGACGCGCGAAGGCGAAGTGCAGCCGCTCCCAGCGGCGCAGCTCGG
This genomic stretch from Candidatus Dormiibacterota bacterium harbors:
- a CDS encoding cell division/cell wall cluster transcriptional repressor MraZ; this translates as MVGSHRHGVDAKGRVALPAKLRGHLPEGSIVARGTEHRLVIWPPDEWAEMSHRMRSQLRGAELRRWERLHFAFARPLELDAQGRMLVDAENRRWAEIGDRCVFVGLGNRVELVGEAVWDADEATMDPDQFSHLYDIATGAAPAASTPTA